In the Dioscorea cayenensis subsp. rotundata cultivar TDr96_F1 chromosome 12, TDr96_F1_v2_PseudoChromosome.rev07_lg8_w22 25.fasta, whole genome shotgun sequence genome, one interval contains:
- the LOC120273404 gene encoding uncharacterized protein LOC120273404 isoform X1: MSSRGARQPAKRAGRVTRRKMARGIDLNAPPTLDEHQPVAAPLQPSQGSVSQWPELGTLGRSTWPIDVELIEDDVVVCARSRSRRNEPVQVVEDDEPQVILGSSGPKTMPSAN, translated from the exons ATGAGCTCACGAGGAGCGCGGCAGCCGGCGAAGAGGGCAGGGCGGGTTACTCGCAGGAAGATGGCGAGGGGGATTGATCTCAACGCTCCTCCGACGTTGGACGAACACCAGCCGGTGGCGGCTCCTTTGCAGCCTTCGCAGGGTTCGGTCTCTCAGTGGCCGGAGTTGGGGACTCTGGGAAGGTCCACTTGGCCGATCGATGTCGAATTGATAGAGGATGACGTT gttGTTTGTGCGAGAAGCCGGTCCAGGAGGAACGAGCCCGTGCAAgttgttgaagatgatgaaccGCAGGTCATTCTGGGAAGTTCAG GACCAAAAACCATGCCCTCCGCAAATTGA
- the LOC120273404 gene encoding uncharacterized protein LOC120273404 isoform X2 yields the protein MSSRGARQPAKRAGRVTRRKMARGIDLNAPPTLDEHQPVAAPLQPSQGSVSQWPELGTLGRSTWPIDVELIEDDVVVCARSRSRRNEPVQVVEDDEPQVILGSSDEL from the exons ATGAGCTCACGAGGAGCGCGGCAGCCGGCGAAGAGGGCAGGGCGGGTTACTCGCAGGAAGATGGCGAGGGGGATTGATCTCAACGCTCCTCCGACGTTGGACGAACACCAGCCGGTGGCGGCTCCTTTGCAGCCTTCGCAGGGTTCGGTCTCTCAGTGGCCGGAGTTGGGGACTCTGGGAAGGTCCACTTGGCCGATCGATGTCGAATTGATAGAGGATGACGTT gttGTTTGTGCGAGAAGCCGGTCCAGGAGGAACGAGCCCGTGCAAgttgttgaagatgatgaaccGCAGGTCATTCTGGGAAGTTCAG ATGAGTTATAA